One Streptomyces sp. R28 DNA window includes the following coding sequences:
- a CDS encoding APC family permease, whose product MTEPHTSTALQHPPSATGADPTGRLQRATLGVSDIVFFVVAAAAPLTVMAGIAPLAILFGGIGAPVAYLAVGVVLCLFAVGFTAMTPHIRNAGAFYSYVSRGLGRPAGLGAALLAVFSYNALQIGTYGAFGFFAAGTANDLLGVDLPWPVYAFAGIAVVWFLGFRSIHVGAKVLAALLIAETAVLVLLAGAILAKGGADGLSLASFAPSNVFTSQMGAPLGLAVAAFIGFEATALYREEARDPDRTVPRATYLAVGFLGLFYTFVVWVIVQAFGDDKAVGTAAQNPAEMFFTAMTRYVGGWATDLQRVLIVSSLLASLLAFHNAITRYGYALSAEGAVPARLGRIHPRHGSPWVSGIAQTALAVVVTAVFAAIGAHPYNQFLLWVNTPGVVGILALQTLAACAVAVFFRRNPGAHTAGRLRTVAAPVAAALLLAMITGLVCTRLTLFTGAGPAVNWTLVALTPVVFLTGALLALRIRRNRPDVYARIATTDVDSG is encoded by the coding sequence ATGACCGAGCCCCACACCTCCACCGCTCTCCAACACCCCCCGTCCGCCACCGGGGCGGACCCGACCGGCCGTCTGCAGCGGGCCACGCTCGGCGTCAGTGACATCGTGTTCTTCGTCGTGGCGGCCGCCGCACCGCTCACCGTCATGGCCGGCATCGCCCCGCTCGCCATCCTCTTCGGCGGTATCGGCGCCCCGGTCGCCTACCTGGCGGTCGGCGTCGTCCTGTGCCTGTTCGCGGTCGGTTTCACCGCTATGACGCCTCACATCCGCAACGCGGGCGCCTTCTACTCGTACGTCTCCCGGGGCCTCGGCCGCCCTGCCGGACTGGGAGCGGCGCTGCTGGCGGTGTTCTCCTACAACGCCCTGCAGATCGGCACCTACGGGGCCTTCGGCTTCTTCGCCGCCGGCACCGCGAACGACCTCCTGGGCGTCGACCTGCCGTGGCCGGTCTACGCCTTCGCCGGGATCGCCGTGGTGTGGTTCCTCGGCTTCCGGTCCATCCACGTGGGCGCCAAGGTCCTCGCCGCCCTGCTGATCGCGGAGACCGCCGTCCTGGTGCTGCTCGCCGGCGCGATCCTCGCCAAGGGCGGTGCGGACGGGCTGAGCCTGGCCTCCTTCGCCCCCTCCAACGTCTTCACCTCCCAGATGGGCGCACCGCTCGGCCTCGCCGTCGCCGCCTTCATCGGGTTCGAGGCCACCGCCCTCTACCGTGAGGAGGCCCGCGATCCCGACCGCACCGTGCCCCGCGCCACCTACCTGGCCGTCGGCTTCCTCGGCCTCTTCTACACGTTCGTCGTCTGGGTCATCGTCCAGGCCTTCGGTGACGACAAGGCCGTCGGGACCGCGGCCCAGAACCCCGCCGAGATGTTCTTCACCGCCATGACCCGCTACGTCGGCGGCTGGGCCACCGACCTGCAGCGCGTCCTGATCGTCAGCAGCCTCCTGGCCTCCCTGCTCGCCTTCCACAACGCCATCACCCGCTACGGATACGCACTCTCCGCCGAGGGCGCCGTCCCCGCCCGCCTGGGCCGCATCCACCCCCGGCACGGCTCTCCCTGGGTCTCCGGTATCGCGCAGACCGCGCTGGCGGTCGTCGTCACCGCCGTCTTCGCCGCGATCGGCGCACACCCGTACAACCAGTTCCTGCTGTGGGTGAACACCCCCGGAGTGGTCGGCATCCTCGCGCTGCAGACGCTCGCGGCCTGCGCCGTGGCCGTCTTCTTCCGCCGCAACCCCGGCGCCCACACGGCGGGACGCCTGCGCACGGTCGCCGCGCCGGTGGCCGCCGCGCTCCTCCTGGCCATGATCACAGGACTGGTCTGCACACGCCTGACGCTCTTCACCGGTGCCGGGCCGGCCGTCAACTGGACGCTGGTCGCGCTCACTCCGGTCGTCTTCCTGACCGGCGCGCTGCTAGCCCTGCGGATCCGCCGCAACCGGCCCGACGTCTACGCCAGGATCGCCACCACTGACGTCGACTCCGGATGA
- a CDS encoding FadR/GntR family transcriptional regulator, with the protein MSLTDKAIEQIRELIRTGALPPGSKLPPEPDLAAQLGLSRNLAREAVKALAVARVLEVRRGDGTYVTSLQPSLLLEGLGGAVELLQGDSVALQDLMEVRRLLEPAATALAATRISDAQLAEVKRHLDAMREARDDVEQLNAHDAAFHRAVVSATGNETLLTLLEGISGRTLRARIWRGLVDDKAAGRTLAEHEAIFNALSTRDAALSQAAALLHVSNTEQGLRAHLRSGEPLPFGTAAQT; encoded by the coding sequence TTGTCTCTGACGGACAAGGCCATCGAGCAGATCCGGGAGCTGATCCGGACCGGCGCCCTGCCCCCGGGTTCGAAGCTCCCGCCGGAGCCGGACCTGGCCGCCCAGCTGGGCCTGTCCCGCAACCTCGCCCGCGAAGCGGTCAAGGCGTTGGCCGTCGCGCGGGTCCTGGAGGTCCGGCGGGGGGACGGCACCTATGTGACCAGCCTGCAGCCGAGCCTGCTCCTGGAGGGACTCGGCGGTGCGGTGGAGCTGCTGCAGGGCGACTCGGTCGCCCTGCAGGACCTCATGGAGGTACGGCGGCTCCTCGAACCGGCCGCCACGGCCCTTGCCGCCACCCGGATCTCCGACGCCCAACTGGCCGAAGTGAAGCGGCACCTGGACGCCATGCGCGAGGCCCGCGACGACGTCGAACAGCTCAACGCCCACGACGCGGCCTTCCACCGCGCAGTCGTCTCGGCCACGGGCAACGAGACCCTCCTCACCCTCCTGGAAGGCATCTCCGGCCGCACACTGCGCGCCCGCATCTGGCGCGGTCTGGTCGACGACAAGGCCGCGGGCCGCACCCTCGCCGAGCACGAGGCGATCTTCAACGCGTTGTCCACCCGCGACGCCGCCCTCAGCCAGGCCGCCGCACTGCTCCACGTGAGCAACACCGAGCAGGGGCTGAGGGCACACCTGCGCTCCGGCGAACCCCTCCCCTTCGGGACGGCAGCGCAGACGTGA
- a CDS encoding aldo/keto reductase: MHQRKIHNTSVSLTELGFGASVIGNLYRVTPAADASAAVDAAWDAGIRYFDTAPHYGLGLSEHRLGAALRDRPRDEYVISSKVGRLLVPNERPRGVDSEGFVVRDDLRRQWDFSRDGVLRSIEDTLERTGLDHLDIVYLHDPDNHWRQAADEAMPTLADLRDQGVIGAIGAGMNQSAMLARFLRETAADVVMLAGRYTLLDQSALDDVLPAARELGKSVVAVGVFNSGLLSRDRPTEGMKYDYRDAPPALVARARAIADVCEAHGTTLPAAAIAFPHTHPSIINVTLGMRTPEQVVRNVELHGQRIPDGLWADLRAQGLIRSDVPAELGRGRGSRCL; encoded by the coding sequence TTGCACCAGCGGAAGATCCACAACACGTCCGTCTCCCTCACCGAACTCGGCTTCGGCGCGTCCGTGATCGGCAACCTCTACCGCGTCACCCCGGCGGCCGACGCCTCGGCCGCCGTCGACGCGGCCTGGGACGCGGGCATCCGGTACTTCGACACCGCACCGCACTACGGCCTCGGCCTCTCCGAACACCGTCTCGGCGCGGCCCTGCGAGACCGCCCGCGTGACGAGTACGTCATCTCCTCCAAGGTCGGCCGACTCCTCGTCCCCAACGAACGTCCACGCGGCGTCGACAGTGAAGGCTTCGTCGTCCGGGACGACCTGCGCCGGCAATGGGACTTCAGCCGCGACGGCGTGCTCCGCTCCATCGAGGACACCCTGGAACGCACCGGCCTGGACCACCTCGACATCGTCTACCTGCACGACCCCGACAACCACTGGCGCCAGGCCGCCGACGAAGCCATGCCCACCCTCGCGGACCTGCGCGACCAAGGCGTGATCGGCGCGATCGGCGCCGGCATGAACCAGTCGGCCATGCTCGCCCGCTTCCTGCGCGAAACCGCCGCCGACGTCGTCATGCTCGCCGGGCGCTACACCCTCCTCGACCAGTCCGCGCTCGACGACGTCCTGCCCGCCGCACGGGAACTCGGCAAGAGCGTCGTCGCAGTCGGCGTCTTCAACTCCGGCCTGCTCTCCCGCGACCGGCCCACCGAGGGCATGAAATACGACTACCGGGACGCCCCGCCGGCTCTGGTCGCCCGTGCTCGGGCGATCGCAGACGTCTGCGAGGCGCACGGGACCACCCTGCCCGCCGCCGCCATCGCCTTCCCCCACACGCATCCCAGTATCATCAACGTGACTCTCGGCATGCGGACTCCGGAACAGGTCGTACGAAACGTGGAACTCCATGGTCAGCGCATCCCTGACGGGCTCTGGGCCGACCTGCGCGCTCAGGGGCTGATCAGGTCGGACGTGCCCGCGGAGCTCGGCCGGGGGAGAGGGTCGCGTTGTCTCTGA
- a CDS encoding PfkB family carbohydrate kinase: MTEVVALGEVMLRLDPGEGRIRTARTFQLWEGGGEYNVVRGLRRCFGLRTAIVTALADNAVGRLVEDLILQGGVDTTLIRWVPDDGIGRTARNGLNFVERGYGIRGALGVSDRAHTAVSQLRKGDIDWDTVFSAGVRWFHTGGIFAGLSDTTVDVADEAMAAARRHGVTVSYDPNYRPSLWTGRGGPDRARETDLRLARHAHVIVGALGLTGTHPGAQRIGADEVPDALAEIASRLPAAKVLATTLRDVPSAGVNDWSSAAWSPETGFVTGPRMPGLHVLDRIGSGDAFAAGLIHGLLNHTSLEHALAYGTAHGALVMTTPGDVSMATLAEVEALIAGGSAHVRR, from the coding sequence GTGACCGAGGTGGTGGCGCTCGGTGAGGTGATGCTCCGCCTCGACCCGGGCGAGGGACGCATCCGCACCGCCCGCACCTTCCAGCTCTGGGAGGGCGGCGGCGAGTACAACGTCGTACGCGGCCTGCGGCGCTGCTTCGGCCTGCGCACAGCCATCGTCACCGCCCTCGCCGACAACGCGGTCGGCCGGCTCGTCGAGGACCTCATCCTCCAGGGCGGCGTCGACACCACACTGATCCGCTGGGTGCCCGACGACGGCATCGGCCGCACCGCCCGCAACGGCCTCAACTTCGTCGAACGCGGCTACGGCATCCGCGGCGCCCTCGGCGTCAGCGACCGCGCCCACACCGCCGTCTCCCAGCTACGCAAAGGCGACATCGACTGGGACACAGTGTTCTCGGCCGGGGTGCGCTGGTTCCACACCGGCGGCATCTTCGCCGGCCTGTCCGACACCACCGTGGACGTCGCCGACGAGGCCATGGCCGCCGCCCGCCGCCACGGCGTCACCGTCTCCTACGACCCCAACTACCGCCCCAGCCTCTGGACCGGCCGAGGCGGCCCCGACCGGGCCCGCGAGACCGACCTGCGCCTCGCCCGGCACGCCCACGTCATCGTCGGCGCCCTCGGCCTGACCGGAACACACCCGGGTGCACAGCGCATCGGCGCCGACGAAGTACCCGACGCCCTCGCCGAGATCGCCAGCCGACTGCCCGCCGCCAAAGTACTGGCGACAACCCTGCGGGACGTGCCCTCGGCCGGGGTCAACGACTGGTCCTCCGCCGCCTGGTCCCCTGAGACCGGCTTCGTCACCGGCCCCCGGATGCCCGGCCTGCACGTCCTGGACCGCATCGGCTCCGGCGACGCCTTCGCCGCCGGCCTCATCCACGGACTGCTCAACCACACCTCCCTGGAACACGCCCTCGCCTACGGCACCGCCCACGGCGCCCTCGTCATGACCACCCCCGGAGACGTCTCCATGGCCACACTCGCCGAGGTCGAGGCACTCATCGCAGGCGGATCAGCCCACGTCAGACGCTGA
- a CDS encoding bifunctional 4-hydroxy-2-oxoglutarate aldolase/2-dehydro-3-deoxy-phosphogluconate aldolase, which yields MNTSLDSVLAGTRVLPVLTVRRVSMAGPLADALAAGGARCVEVTFRTPDAEQVLKTMAAHGGLAVGAGTVLTPEQAERAVAAGARFVVSPGFDDEVVAKCRELEVPVMPGIATATELMRALKAGLDTVKLFPAEPLGGLRMLRALAAPFPQVRFVPTGGIGASRMAAYLAEPAVLAVGGSWMATTDHLRRGDYQEISRLTAEAVDRSMT from the coding sequence ATGAACACCAGCCTCGACTCCGTGCTAGCCGGAACCCGCGTGCTGCCAGTACTCACGGTGCGGCGCGTCTCGATGGCCGGCCCGCTGGCCGACGCGCTCGCGGCGGGCGGTGCCCGCTGCGTGGAGGTCACCTTCCGCACACCGGACGCCGAACAGGTACTCAAGACCATGGCGGCGCACGGTGGCCTGGCCGTCGGCGCCGGCACGGTCCTCACGCCCGAGCAGGCGGAGCGGGCTGTGGCGGCCGGGGCCCGCTTCGTGGTCTCGCCCGGCTTCGACGACGAAGTCGTCGCGAAGTGCCGCGAGCTGGAGGTGCCCGTGATGCCCGGCATCGCCACCGCCACCGAGCTGATGCGCGCCCTGAAGGCAGGCCTGGACACGGTCAAGCTGTTCCCCGCTGAGCCGCTCGGCGGTCTGCGGATGCTGCGGGCGCTGGCGGCTCCCTTCCCCCAGGTGCGGTTCGTGCCGACCGGCGGGATCGGCGCTTCGCGTATGGCCGCCTACCTCGCCGAGCCGGCGGTCCTCGCCGTCGGCGGCAGCTGGATGGCCACCACCGACCACCTTCGGCGGGGCGACTACCAGGAGATCAGCCGGCTCACCGCCGAGGCCGTGGACAGGAGCATGACGTGA
- a CDS encoding SDR family NAD(P)-dependent oxidoreductase — MSAFDLTGKLAVVTGARRGIGRAMARALAVAGADVIGVSATLEESGSAVEKDVRAAGRSFEAIRADFADPDAVRALGVDLAGRERPVDILVNNAGTIRRAPAAEHADADWELVLQVNLTAQFALTRAVGAVMVARGQGKVIFTASLLSFQGGITVPGYTAAKHGIAGLTKALANEWAPHGVNVNALAPGYIATDNTQALRDDPVRSKAILDRIPAGRWGSADDLAGATVFLASDAAAYVHGVILPVDGGWLGR, encoded by the coding sequence ATGAGCGCCTTCGACCTGACCGGGAAGCTGGCTGTCGTTACGGGTGCCCGGCGCGGTATCGGGCGGGCCATGGCCCGTGCGCTCGCCGTGGCCGGAGCGGACGTCATCGGGGTGAGTGCCACGCTGGAGGAGTCCGGCAGCGCGGTGGAGAAGGACGTGCGTGCTGCGGGCCGTAGCTTCGAGGCGATCCGGGCCGATTTCGCTGACCCGGACGCCGTACGGGCCCTGGGCGTGGACCTCGCCGGACGCGAGCGGCCGGTGGACATTCTGGTCAACAACGCGGGCACGATCCGCCGTGCTCCGGCCGCCGAACACGCCGACGCCGACTGGGAGTTGGTGCTCCAGGTCAACCTGACCGCGCAGTTCGCGCTGACCCGTGCGGTGGGCGCGGTGATGGTGGCCCGCGGCCAGGGCAAGGTCATTTTCACGGCGTCGCTGCTCAGCTTCCAGGGCGGCATCACCGTGCCCGGATACACCGCCGCCAAGCACGGCATCGCCGGTCTGACCAAGGCCCTGGCCAACGAGTGGGCGCCGCACGGGGTGAACGTCAACGCCCTCGCCCCGGGCTACATCGCCACCGACAACACCCAGGCCCTGCGGGACGACCCGGTGCGCAGCAAAGCGATCCTGGACCGCATCCCGGCCGGCCGCTGGGGCAGCGCCGACGACCTGGCGGGCGCCACCGTCTTCCTCGCCTCCGACGCCGCCGCCTACGTCCACGGCGTCATCCTGCCCGTCGACGGCGGATGGCTCGGCCGATGA
- a CDS encoding zinc-binding dehydrogenase, with protein sequence MTLAVRYTAARTLDTAPAALSPPGLGEVELAPAYVGICGTDLHIFHGDMDARVAVPAVLGHEMSGRVVRVGPGVEGWAPGDAVTVMPLRWDGTCPACRSGYQHVCRHLDFIGIDSPGAMQQRWTVPASTLIRLPEALALERAALVEPTAVAVHDVGRAEVAAGEKVVVVGGGPVGILIALVARATGADVRVVELNPHRRLLAGELGLTAWDPAADDVPELVHAWTGEAGADVAFEVSGAAGGVDTAVDVLGVRGRLCLVAIHPRPREVNLHRFFWRELTLVGARLYDRGDFERAVALVADGTIPAERLISKVVPLTQAPAAFEALEGGGDVMKILVDCTTGTEAAQGAAV encoded by the coding sequence ATGACACTCGCAGTCCGTTACACGGCCGCCCGCACCCTGGACACGGCTCCCGCCGCGCTTTCCCCGCCCGGCCTCGGTGAGGTGGAGCTGGCGCCCGCCTATGTGGGTATCTGTGGCACCGATCTGCACATCTTCCACGGCGACATGGACGCCCGGGTCGCCGTGCCTGCCGTTCTGGGGCATGAGATGTCCGGCCGGGTCGTACGCGTCGGGCCGGGCGTGGAGGGCTGGGCGCCCGGTGATGCGGTGACTGTGATGCCGCTGCGGTGGGACGGCACATGCCCGGCTTGCCGTTCCGGGTATCAACACGTGTGCCGGCACCTGGACTTCATCGGGATCGACTCGCCGGGTGCGATGCAGCAGCGCTGGACCGTCCCTGCTTCGACGCTGATCCGGCTGCCGGAGGCCTTGGCCCTGGAGCGGGCGGCGCTTGTGGAGCCGACGGCGGTGGCCGTGCACGACGTGGGCCGGGCCGAGGTCGCCGCCGGTGAGAAGGTCGTGGTGGTCGGCGGCGGACCGGTCGGCATCCTGATCGCGCTGGTCGCACGAGCCACCGGAGCCGACGTCCGGGTGGTGGAGCTCAACCCTCACCGTCGGCTGCTGGCCGGGGAGTTGGGGCTGACGGCGTGGGATCCGGCGGCCGATGACGTGCCCGAGCTGGTCCATGCGTGGACGGGGGAGGCGGGGGCGGACGTCGCGTTCGAGGTGTCGGGCGCGGCGGGCGGCGTGGACACGGCCGTCGACGTGCTGGGAGTGCGCGGGCGGCTGTGCCTGGTCGCCATCCACCCCCGGCCCCGCGAGGTCAACCTGCACCGCTTCTTCTGGCGCGAACTCACCCTCGTGGGCGCCCGGTTGTACGACCGCGGCGACTTCGAGCGGGCGGTGGCCCTGGTCGCCGACGGGACGATTCCGGCCGAGCGGCTGATCAGCAAGGTCGTGCCCCTCACGCAGGCGCCGGCCGCGTTCGAGGCCCTGGAGGGCGGCGGTGACGTGATGAAGATCCTCGTGGACTGCACCACCGGCACCGAGGCTGCTCAGGGAGCCGCCGTATGA